One Kosmotoga arenicorallina S304 genomic window carries:
- the ftsH gene encoding ATP-dependent zinc metalloprotease FtsH, giving the protein MILFYLVFGIFLIIALRGLYPSNEINTVQYSEFIHELELNNIEEMVIYDDGRVAYSKFVSGKPKAYQTYVSPQTLSTDQFQTLIDDLVKKGVEVRYEKGNDSMFWVNLLGTIIPLAIIIFIWFFAMRSLSGRSSQAFTFTKSPAKKYIASGKKVSFKDVAGVDEAVEELKDAVSYLKDPNVFSETGARMPKGILLVGPPGTGKTLLARAVAGEADVPFFFISGSDFVELFVGVGAARVRDLFAQAKANAPSIIFIDEIDAVGRHRGAGLGGGHDEREQTLNQILVEMDGFDEKSGVIVMAATNRPDILDRALLRPGRFDKKISVDPPDVKGRAEILKIHMRGKPVDPDIDVWLLAKRTPGFVGADLENLVNEAAILAARRKRKLIGASEFDEAIDRVIAGPAKKSKVMNPREKRVVAYHELGHALVGLTLPNAYPVHKISVIPRGVAALGFTQSLPAEDRYLNSKTEMLDNLAQILGGRAAEEVVFGEITTGAANDLEKATTIARAMVCQLGMSERLGPIAWGKEESEVFLGRELTRMRNYSEEIASEIDNEVKKIVLNAYDQAKEIIIKFRDKLDEAANDLIEKETITGKELAEIVGLVEEGNYYREPEVEDENEANADKEPKAVRSERKEV; this is encoded by the coding sequence ATGATTTTATTTTATCTTGTTTTTGGCATTTTTCTCATAATAGCACTTAGGGGTCTCTATCCTAGCAATGAAATAAACACGGTGCAGTATAGCGAATTTATTCATGAACTTGAGCTGAATAACATAGAAGAAATGGTCATATATGATGACGGTCGGGTTGCTTATTCAAAGTTCGTAAGCGGCAAACCCAAGGCTTATCAAACCTATGTATCTCCGCAAACTCTCTCCACTGACCAGTTTCAGACTCTTATTGATGATCTGGTAAAGAAAGGTGTAGAGGTCAGATACGAGAAAGGCAATGATTCTATGTTCTGGGTTAACTTGCTCGGGACAATAATCCCCCTCGCAATTATCATCTTCATCTGGTTCTTTGCCATGCGTTCCTTATCAGGAAGGAGCTCGCAAGCTTTTACATTTACAAAGAGCCCTGCGAAGAAGTACATAGCTTCAGGAAAAAAGGTGAGTTTTAAAGATGTTGCTGGGGTGGATGAAGCTGTTGAGGAATTAAAGGATGCGGTCAGTTATCTAAAAGACCCAAATGTCTTTTCTGAAACCGGTGCAAGGATGCCCAAGGGTATTCTGCTTGTGGGGCCTCCGGGAACAGGAAAAACCCTTCTTGCAAGAGCTGTGGCAGGAGAAGCTGATGTTCCCTTTTTCTTCATAAGTGGCTCTGACTTCGTTGAGCTTTTTGTTGGAGTTGGTGCAGCTCGGGTTAGAGACCTTTTTGCTCAGGCGAAAGCAAACGCCCCGTCAATAATTTTCATTGATGAAATTGATGCTGTTGGCCGTCATAGAGGCGCAGGACTTGGCGGCGGTCATGATGAGAGAGAACAAACCCTTAACCAGATCCTCGTTGAAATGGATGGCTTTGATGAAAAATCAGGTGTTATCGTGATGGCTGCAACGAACAGACCTGATATTCTTGATAGAGCGCTTCTCAGACCCGGAAGATTTGACAAGAAAATCTCTGTCGATCCACCAGATGTAAAAGGAAGAGCGGAAATCCTGAAAATTCACATGCGCGGAAAACCAGTCGATCCAGATATAGATGTATGGCTGCTCGCAAAAAGGACTCCCGGTTTTGTTGGTGCAGATCTGGAGAACCTTGTAAACGAAGCTGCCATACTCGCAGCCCGGCGAAAGAGAAAACTTATAGGAGCGAGTGAATTTGATGAAGCTATAGACAGGGTTATTGCAGGTCCTGCAAAGAAGTCGAAGGTAATGAATCCCAGAGAAAAGCGTGTGGTTGCATATCACGAACTGGGGCATGCCCTTGTTGGATTGACGCTGCCAAATGCATATCCTGTTCATAAAATTTCAGTAATTCCCAGAGGTGTTGCTGCCCTTGGCTTTACACAGAGTTTACCTGCTGAAGACAGATATCTCAATTCCAAAACAGAGATGTTGGATAACCTTGCTCAAATTCTTGGAGGCAGGGCTGCTGAGGAAGTTGTGTTTGGCGAGATTACAACAGGTGCGGCTAACGATCTTGAAAAAGCCACCACTATTGCCAGGGCAATGGTTTGCCAGCTGGGTATGAGTGAAAGGCTTGGACCGATTGCCTGGGGTAAAGAAGAAAGCGAGGTATTTCTGGGACGCGAATTAACGCGCATGAGAAATTATAGCGAAGAAATTGCGAGCGAGATTGATAACGAAGTTAAAAAGATAGTTTTGAATGCTTATGACCAAGCAAAGGAAATCATAATAAAGTTCAGAGATAAATTGGATGAAGCCGCAAACGATCTTATAGAGAAAGAAACAATTACCGGCAAGGAGCTTGCTGAGATTGTAGGGCTTGTCGAGGAAGGCAATTATTACCGTGAACCAGAGGTCGAAGACGAAAATGAAGCAAATGCCGACAAGGAGCCAAAGGCTGTTAGAAGCGAAAGGAAAGAAGTATGA
- a CDS encoding B12-binding domain-containing radical SAM protein: MRKPRTLDSWREYNKVLALKNGENFLEPIDLNGSLEIALIYPNVYEVASASLSFHDLYARFNALPNVKCERFFFDRSFKKFYSIDSLKPLDEFRIWAFSIHFELDVLNIIDILRSYKVPVLSKKRNGFHPVIIIGGALTYFNNALLGLVGDVVHSGDLTDRFLAILRSLTGKESRQEIVEALNEDPHAVKGELFSPAISQKLSRSVFITNNSAFGPRFLIEIGRGCKRACKFCVAGHAFGKERFLPVEELKKSLDLLKGRIENVGLVAATVTDYPWLEEAITYLNERKFKVSVSSLRLDSLSEELLLLLRNSGQSQFTIAPEGGSQRIRNKFSKGITEDHIHTALEMGLVAGFKKVKLYYIYGAIFETGEDREGIVRHVHEARKMGYSQVIVSLNPLIPKPGTPFGKLPMQDMDKLRKIEFELRNWLNMKNVKADFESVKESVMQFSIANITGDDAIEFLENKSFTSERKKYLLDLAGRINSKRKEW, encoded by the coding sequence GTGAGAAAGCCTAGGACTTTGGATTCGTGGCGCGAATACAATAAAGTCCTGGCTTTGAAAAATGGGGAGAACTTTCTTGAACCCATTGATTTAAATGGTTCACTGGAAATCGCATTGATTTACCCGAATGTATACGAAGTTGCCAGCGCGAGCTTATCTTTTCACGATTTATATGCGCGCTTTAATGCTTTACCAAATGTGAAATGTGAAAGGTTCTTTTTTGATAGATCATTCAAAAAGTTCTATTCAATAGATTCCTTGAAACCGCTGGATGAGTTCAGAATATGGGCTTTTTCTATTCACTTTGAGCTGGATGTACTTAACATTATCGATATCCTGCGCAGTTACAAAGTGCCAGTACTATCCAAAAAAAGAAATGGATTTCATCCAGTGATTATTATCGGTGGAGCTCTAACTTATTTCAACAATGCGCTTTTAGGCTTGGTTGGAGATGTGGTTCATTCGGGGGATTTGACTGACAGATTTTTAGCAATTTTGAGGTCTTTGACAGGGAAAGAAAGCCGGCAAGAAATAGTAGAAGCTCTCAATGAAGATCCCCATGCAGTTAAAGGAGAATTGTTTTCCCCCGCCATATCTCAAAAGCTTTCAAGGAGCGTTTTTATAACAAACAATTCCGCTTTTGGACCCAGGTTTTTAATCGAGATTGGACGAGGATGCAAGAGGGCATGTAAGTTTTGTGTGGCTGGCCATGCTTTTGGCAAGGAAAGATTTCTGCCCGTTGAGGAATTGAAGAAAAGTCTTGATCTTCTCAAAGGGCGCATTGAAAATGTTGGCCTTGTTGCAGCAACCGTTACTGACTATCCCTGGCTTGAGGAAGCTATAACCTATCTCAATGAGCGGAAGTTTAAGGTATCAGTTTCCTCGTTAAGGCTTGATTCACTTTCAGAAGAGTTGTTGCTGTTGTTAAGAAATTCCGGCCAAAGCCAGTTTACCATTGCCCCGGAAGGTGGGAGCCAGAGGATAAGGAATAAATTTTCAAAGGGAATTACAGAAGATCATATACATACGGCTTTGGAAATGGGCCTGGTTGCCGGCTTTAAAAAAGTGAAGCTATATTACATCTATGGAGCAATTTTTGAAACCGGAGAAGATAGAGAAGGCATTGTCAGGCACGTACATGAGGCAAGGAAAATGGGATATTCCCAGGTGATAGTTAGTTTGAATCCATTGATACCAAAACCTGGAACTCCTTTTGGAAAGTTGCCAATGCAAGATATGGACAAACTGCGGAAAATTGAGTTTGAGTTGCGAAACTGGCTCAATATGAAAAATGTAAAAGCGGATTTTGAAAGTGTGAAAGAATCAGTTATGCAATTCAGCATAGCCAATATAACCGGTGATGATGCCATTGAATTTCTTGAAAATAAATCTTTTACATCTGAAAGAAAAAAATATCTATTGGATCTTGCAGGAAGAATTAATTCAAAGCGAAAGGAGTGGTGA
- a CDS encoding sensor histidine kinase, producing MLYAITIMAALLALLFFRFLACRKALTRFVKIKHRIAQLTGLDERAEIISIYDALRKLINDKDKNIEMLTWKVKYMQNVLDNMTEAFFIIDENGKIEYINNAVKKITGTSDIIGKKLTDVLNNFFINDLYEEMIETKQPQHSEITLFGAYREYFVCEMIPVSHAGVNHALVILRNITNEKQLEAIRREFVSDVSHELRTPLTSIHGYAETLLDHDLSDKETVRHFLNIIEKESARMTRLINDLLDVEKLESGDAKFAITDVELTEVGRYVLKIIGPLADELGVKVMDDIEEGIFVEGDFDRLVQLTLNLVDNAVKYTAVKEHGPKEVWLRIYALANFAFIEVEDTGVGIPEEAQKRIFERFFRVDKARSRKMGGTGLGLAIVKFIADKLNGKVELESEYGSGTTFRVKIPLKKVIK from the coding sequence TTGCTTTATGCTATAACGATAATGGCAGCGCTTTTAGCGCTGCTGTTTTTCCGATTTTTGGCATGCAGAAAAGCATTGACGAGATTTGTGAAAATAAAACATCGTATTGCTCAGCTAACAGGGTTAGACGAAAGAGCTGAGATTATCAGCATTTATGATGCGCTTAGAAAACTCATCAACGACAAAGATAAAAATATAGAAATGCTAACGTGGAAAGTTAAATACATGCAGAATGTACTCGACAATATGACCGAAGCTTTTTTTATCATCGATGAAAATGGGAAAATTGAATACATCAACAATGCCGTCAAAAAGATTACGGGCACTTCTGATATAATTGGCAAAAAGCTAACGGATGTGTTAAACAATTTCTTCATAAATGACCTGTATGAGGAAATGATTGAAACAAAACAACCTCAGCACAGCGAAATTACTCTTTTTGGTGCCTATAGGGAGTATTTCGTCTGTGAGATGATACCCGTTTCTCACGCTGGCGTGAACCACGCACTTGTTATTTTGAGAAATATAACGAATGAAAAGCAGTTAGAAGCAATCAGAAGAGAATTTGTTTCTGATGTGTCCCATGAATTGAGAACACCTCTCACTTCAATTCATGGATATGCAGAGACACTTCTTGATCATGACCTTAGTGATAAAGAAACAGTTCGCCATTTTCTTAATATCATTGAGAAAGAGTCTGCGAGGATGACAAGATTAATTAATGACCTCCTTGATGTAGAAAAACTGGAATCGGGAGACGCGAAATTCGCTATTACCGATGTTGAGCTTACAGAAGTTGGCAGATATGTTTTGAAGATAATCGGCCCTCTTGCAGATGAACTTGGAGTTAAAGTCATGGATGACATTGAAGAGGGAATATTTGTGGAAGGTGATTTTGATAGATTAGTTCAGCTCACGCTAAATCTTGTTGATAATGCAGTCAAATACACTGCTGTCAAAGAGCATGGCCCCAAAGAAGTCTGGCTGCGCATATATGCCCTGGCAAATTTCGCCTTTATTGAAGTCGAAGATACTGGAGTAGGCATTCCGGAAGAAGCGCAGAAGAGGATATTCGAAAGGTTCTTCAGGGTTGACAAGGCACGTTCGAGAAAGATGGGGGGAACGGGCCTGGGATTGGCTATTGTGAAGTTCATTGCCGATAAGCTGAATGGAAAAGTTGAGCTTGAGAGTGAATACGGTAGCGGCACAACTTTCAGAGTAAAAATTCCGCTTAAGAAGGTGATAAAGTGA
- a CDS encoding pyrimidine-nucleoside phosphorylase, whose product MRIYDVILKKRDGYPNTKEEIKALIDGYVKGEVPDYQVSAWLMAIFFNHMTDEERSNLTEVILNSGERIDLSSIKGIKVDKHSTGGVGDKVTLVLGPIVASLGLTFAKLSGRGLGHTGGTVDKLESIPGFRTTLEKDEFFSIVNDIGIAVAGQTANIAPADKKLYALRDVTATVDEISLIASSIMGKKLAVDSDVIVLDVKTGSGAFMKKLEDAKALAIAMLDIGKRHGRKMSAVVSDMNQPLGNMVGNALEVKEAIETLKGKGPDDLFELTVAIAERMVILSEIGKPEKAREMIHDTIKSGKALKKLKALVEAQGGNPEVVDDPERILPSARYKFEVKSPYEGFVESIDAQEIGISAMILGAGREKKEDGIDPAVGVEVLKKVGDRVQRGEPLAVIYANDINKYETAERRLLGAYRFSKTAVQKLKLIHEIF is encoded by the coding sequence GTGAGGATTTACGATGTTATTCTGAAAAAAAGAGATGGTTATCCCAACACAAAAGAGGAAATAAAAGCCCTTATCGATGGTTATGTAAAGGGAGAAGTTCCAGACTATCAAGTTTCAGCGTGGCTTATGGCGATTTTTTTTAATCACATGACCGATGAAGAACGTTCTAACTTAACAGAGGTTATATTGAATTCAGGAGAACGGATCGATCTTTCTTCAATAAAGGGGATCAAAGTGGATAAGCATTCCACAGGCGGCGTAGGTGATAAAGTCACCCTGGTCCTTGGCCCTATTGTTGCGTCTCTCGGGTTGACTTTTGCGAAGCTTTCCGGAAGAGGGCTTGGACACACTGGCGGCACAGTGGACAAATTAGAATCCATTCCCGGTTTTAGAACAACTCTTGAAAAAGATGAATTTTTCTCGATAGTTAATGACATAGGCATTGCGGTGGCTGGCCAGACGGCTAATATAGCCCCTGCGGATAAAAAGTTATATGCCCTGAGAGACGTCACTGCGACAGTTGATGAAATATCACTCATTGCATCAAGTATAATGGGCAAAAAGCTTGCAGTTGATTCTGACGTAATAGTTCTTGATGTAAAAACCGGTTCAGGTGCTTTCATGAAAAAGCTTGAAGATGCAAAAGCACTTGCGATTGCCATGCTGGATATTGGGAAAAGGCATGGAAGAAAAATGTCCGCTGTTGTCAGTGATATGAACCAGCCTTTAGGAAATATGGTAGGAAACGCCCTTGAAGTTAAAGAAGCCATTGAAACATTAAAAGGAAAAGGACCTGATGATCTTTTTGAATTGACGGTTGCCATTGCTGAAAGAATGGTCATTTTATCGGAAATAGGCAAGCCGGAAAAAGCAAGGGAAATGATTCATGACACCATTAAATCTGGTAAAGCGCTCAAAAAATTAAAGGCTCTAGTTGAAGCTCAAGGCGGTAATCCGGAAGTGGTTGATGACCCGGAAAGAATTCTTCCCTCTGCCCGCTATAAATTCGAAGTAAAAAGCCCTTATGAGGGATTTGTGGAAAGTATAGATGCTCAGGAAATAGGGATTTCGGCAATGATACTTGGCGCAGGGCGTGAAAAGAAAGAAGATGGTATAGATCCAGCTGTTGGCGTTGAGGTATTGAAAAAAGTAGGAGACAGGGTGCAACGCGGGGAACCCCTGGCTGTAATTTACGCGAACGATATAAACAAATATGAAACTGCTGAAAGAAGATTGCTTGGAGCGTATAGATTCTCAAAAACAGCGGTTCAAAAACTCAAATTAATTCATGAAATATTTTGA
- a CDS encoding thioesterase family protein gives MRLEELDGKQFTATLEIDNTDFLWKERSDIEGLNLLSTSGMQKLLLNFSREMLSSFESESEVFVVTFVKLEHLDIALIKRPLELNFTVNVKGKNVVFDGTAKQESNLVAKFTLVRRKVSLESIGRKLSEKA, from the coding sequence ATGAGGCTCGAAGAATTAGATGGAAAGCAATTTACCGCAACTCTTGAAATTGATAATACCGATTTTCTGTGGAAAGAGCGTTCAGATATTGAAGGGTTAAATCTTTTGTCAACTAGCGGTATGCAAAAATTACTGCTGAACTTCTCACGTGAAATGCTGAGCTCTTTTGAATCTGAATCGGAAGTATTTGTGGTTACTTTTGTCAAGTTAGAACATCTTGATATCGCATTGATCAAAAGACCTTTGGAGTTGAATTTCACTGTCAATGTGAAGGGAAAGAATGTTGTATTTGACGGTACCGCAAAGCAGGAAAGCAATCTGGTGGCAAAGTTTACTCTGGTAAGGCGAAAGGTTTCGCTTGAAAGCATCGGGAGGAAACTAAGTGAGAAAGCCTAG
- a CDS encoding response regulator transcription factor, with translation MAKKNILVIDDEPSIVELLAFNLKKEGYDVFKAYDAEEALRVSEDNEIDMFIVDIMLPGMDGFELVRNLRSSEKYRQVPVIFLSARSEEFDKVLGLELGADDYITKPFSVREVLARIRAVFRRIQQSIQAKEERPKKITARDLEIDTEKYEVRVRGKLVSLTPLEFELLRFLAENEGKVFSRDVLLDKLWGYDYYGDTRTVDVHIRRLRTKIEEDPSNPKYIMTVRGKGYKFRDPGKED, from the coding sequence ATGGCCAAGAAAAACATCCTCGTGATTGATGACGAACCTTCCATAGTTGAACTTCTGGCTTTTAATCTGAAAAAGGAAGGCTACGATGTTTTCAAAGCTTACGATGCTGAGGAAGCACTACGGGTTTCTGAAGACAATGAAATCGACATGTTCATAGTTGATATCATGCTTCCCGGGATGGATGGCTTTGAACTCGTTAGAAATCTGAGGAGCTCAGAAAAGTACAGACAGGTCCCTGTTATTTTCCTAAGTGCAAGAAGCGAGGAATTCGATAAGGTACTTGGACTCGAACTGGGAGCGGACGATTATATAACAAAACCTTTCAGTGTAAGAGAGGTATTGGCAAGAATTAGAGCGGTATTTAGAAGAATTCAGCAGAGCATTCAAGCAAAAGAAGAGAGGCCAAAAAAGATTACAGCAAGAGATCTTGAAATCGACACGGAGAAATATGAAGTAAGGGTTCGTGGAAAATTGGTGAGCCTTACTCCTCTGGAATTCGAATTGCTGAGATTCCTTGCAGAAAATGAAGGTAAAGTCTTTAGCAGGGATGTACTTCTCGATAAGCTGTGGGGTTATGATTACTATGGAGACACAAGAACTGTTGACGTGCATATCAGAAGGTTGAGGACAAAAATTGAAGAAGACCCGTCAAATCCCAAGTACATAATGACAGTTAGAGGAAAGGGGTACAAATTCAGGGATCCTGGAAAGGAAGATTGA
- a CDS encoding phosphodiester glycosidase family protein: MQKKILVIIVIAFLSTLLISKNIIFSYKGEIYRFSEDMLLEEDSRSYVSVDFIEDVVEDSIVSKSASGKEVFVILSNGKMLSFYADSGKALLDFSESFERVVAFKNSKIYIDSSFVCYFLNLYQTETDGSIIFYDEPFKLLDIKKSEDEVIFEFDRSVPMEFMNYWYTETGALIVTFKPASSNTDWVNEFEIYVGKQMLRILLGGKSEWYQAYPVFDGKRVVIKKSAGWGKVLSASSGPGYKLSSIEGIVSGRKFVITRLEIEPEIFEINLAYGGEGIPSVGDIQKIAEKSDAFAVINAGYFDPSNNYPIGLLVDKGNIVSLPSLGRPVFFITKDGKAGISRMDVELFLKVNGRKVKVKGVNTAYKGELLLYNERFSGIIPYYNDFIYLKIKNGIVVSKGYNEKVEKGTRLLLISPTGLEKTGKINVGQKVEFEIYNSYGYDLEFAVEGGPLIISDGQPASEYERNFYNSSLLDNRAPRTFVGITEHKSLVIMIVDGYQSKSYGLSFKEMIEFFSDKGFSYLMCLDGGRSSAIVVEGRLLNSPPSGSPILPVAIMIDYK, translated from the coding sequence ATGCAGAAGAAGATTTTAGTCATCATAGTAATAGCGTTCCTGTCAACGTTGCTTATCTCCAAAAACATAATATTTTCTTATAAAGGTGAGATATATAGGTTCTCTGAGGATATGTTGCTTGAAGAAGATTCCCGCAGTTATGTGTCAGTCGATTTTATTGAAGATGTGGTGGAAGATAGCATAGTCTCAAAATCTGCGAGCGGGAAAGAGGTTTTCGTAATTCTCTCAAACGGAAAAATGTTGTCTTTTTACGCTGACTCTGGAAAAGCCCTTTTAGATTTCAGTGAAAGCTTTGAACGCGTAGTTGCCTTTAAAAACTCCAAGATTTATATAGATTCCAGTTTCGTCTGTTATTTTTTGAATCTTTACCAGACGGAGACAGATGGAAGTATTATTTTCTATGATGAGCCTTTCAAGCTTTTAGACATCAAAAAGAGCGAAGATGAAGTAATCTTTGAGTTCGACAGATCTGTGCCCATGGAATTTATGAACTATTGGTACACGGAAACCGGGGCATTAATTGTCACATTCAAGCCCGCATCTTCAAACACCGATTGGGTTAATGAATTTGAAATTTATGTTGGCAAACAAATGCTTAGAATTTTGCTGGGCGGGAAAAGCGAATGGTATCAAGCTTATCCTGTTTTTGATGGCAAACGGGTCGTTATTAAAAAATCTGCTGGATGGGGAAAAGTTTTATCTGCCTCCTCTGGCCCTGGATATAAGCTAAGCAGCATTGAAGGGATAGTTTCCGGAAGAAAATTTGTAATTACGCGCCTTGAAATCGAACCGGAAATTTTCGAAATCAACCTGGCTTATGGTGGCGAAGGGATCCCATCGGTTGGTGATATACAGAAGATTGCAGAAAAAAGCGACGCATTTGCCGTGATAAATGCCGGATATTTTGACCCATCAAACAATTATCCTATTGGTTTGCTGGTCGACAAAGGTAATATTGTCAGCCTCCCTTCACTTGGAAGACCTGTCTTTTTTATTACAAAGGATGGCAAAGCGGGCATTTCGAGAATGGATGTTGAATTGTTTCTGAAGGTTAATGGAAGAAAGGTAAAAGTCAAAGGTGTTAATACAGCTTATAAAGGGGAGCTTCTCCTTTATAATGAGCGCTTTAGCGGCATAATTCCATACTACAACGATTTCATTTATTTAAAAATAAAAAATGGTATTGTGGTAAGTAAAGGATATAATGAAAAGGTGGAGAAAGGGACCCGTCTGCTGTTGATTTCACCGACGGGTCTCGAAAAAACCGGTAAAATCAATGTTGGGCAAAAAGTCGAATTCGAAATCTATAACAGCTACGGTTATGACCTCGAGTTCGCAGTAGAAGGCGGTCCATTGATAATATCTGATGGGCAACCAGCAAGTGAATATGAGAGGAATTTCTACAATTCTTCTCTGCTTGATAACAGAGCACCAAGGACCTTTGTGGGAATAACAGAACACAAATCGTTAGTGATTATGATTGTCGATGGGTATCAGTCGAAAAGCTATGGATTAAGTTTCAAAGAGATGATAGAATTTTTTTCAGACAAAGGATTTTCCTATTTGATGTGTTTGGACGGTGGGCGAAGTTCAGCGATTGTTGTTGAGGGCAGACTGTTGAATTCACCACCCTCTGGATCGCCTATCCTTCCTGTTGCCATAATGATAGATTATAAATAG
- the fusA gene encoding elongation factor G, with product MDRINPRDKRNVVLLGHHGCGKTHLIDSILFTSGKIDRTGVFVTDTEEVEKNRNASFSLGITGLSHKGVRINLVDTPGMAEFHAETVNGLYSSENVLMVINAVSGMEIMTERFGNIAKELNKSIMVFFNMMDKDRAGYEDALEEIRETFERTPVLLQLPIGNASEFKGIVDLVENKAYVYEGETGKFSVEEVPADLRDAVEEARTKMIEDVVETDEVLMEKYFEGEEISTEELKSTLRKAYVENQIIPVLLGSAMKNVGINLLLDTFVALGKTPEEADNWSAELVNGGEIQVEPLETEPLVGYIFKSTVDPFVGKITFIKIVSGSLKQGDSFVVVDQESTEKAGHLLLADGTKDIEISEASLGDIIKLAKLKKSAVGDTVTHKDRQLKLKLLEWPEPMLSKSVQPKSKSDIDKISNGLSRLAESDPTFVWEHDAETGETVISGLGGVHLDIMVERLKKLFSVDVEVGKPKIAYRETIRRKVTAEYKHKKQTGGHGQYGHVQIEIEPLERGAGFEFVDKIVGGVIPKNYIPAVEKGIREAMKKGVVASYPVVDVRVTLVYGSYHEVDSSDMSFQIAASQAFKKGMQEANPVILEPIMDVEIFVPDENAGDVMGEVTSRRGRPMGMESVGKGISKVLAQVPLSEMLDFSSKLSSITSGRGYFTMKFAGYQETPPDVQQKVIVERQRELEEE from the coding sequence ATGGACAGAATCAATCCCAGGGACAAACGAAATGTGGTTCTTTTGGGGCATCACGGCTGTGGGAAAACCCATTTGATCGATTCCATTCTTTTTACTTCGGGAAAAATCGACAGAACGGGTGTATTTGTAACTGATACTGAAGAGGTCGAGAAGAACCGAAACGCAAGTTTTTCTCTTGGAATTACTGGTTTAAGCCATAAAGGCGTGAGAATAAACTTGGTGGACACCCCTGGCATGGCAGAATTCCATGCCGAAACTGTGAATGGCCTCTATTCCTCTGAAAATGTTTTAATGGTTATTAACGCCGTTTCTGGTATGGAAATTATGACGGAAAGGTTCGGGAATATAGCCAAGGAGTTAAACAAAAGCATAATGGTCTTTTTTAACATGATGGATAAGGATCGCGCAGGCTATGAAGATGCTCTTGAAGAAATCAGGGAAACCTTTGAGAGAACTCCTGTCTTGTTACAGCTTCCCATAGGAAACGCCTCGGAATTCAAGGGAATTGTAGACCTTGTAGAAAACAAGGCCTATGTTTATGAAGGTGAAACTGGAAAATTCAGCGTAGAAGAAGTTCCAGCTGATCTTCGAGACGCCGTGGAAGAAGCCCGCACAAAGATGATAGAAGACGTTGTTGAAACAGATGAAGTGCTAATGGAAAAATATTTCGAGGGTGAAGAAATCTCAACAGAAGAGCTTAAGAGCACTCTGAGAAAAGCATATGTTGAAAACCAGATAATTCCTGTACTTCTCGGATCGGCTATGAAAAACGTAGGAATCAACCTTCTCTTAGACACTTTTGTTGCATTGGGGAAAACACCTGAAGAGGCTGATAATTGGTCTGCTGAGCTTGTAAATGGTGGCGAAATACAGGTAGAACCTCTTGAAACTGAGCCTCTTGTTGGATACATTTTTAAATCCACAGTCGATCCTTTTGTTGGAAAGATCACGTTCATAAAGATTGTTTCCGGTTCTTTGAAACAGGGTGATTCCTTTGTTGTAGTGGACCAGGAATCCACTGAAAAAGCAGGCCATTTGCTTCTTGCAGATGGTACAAAAGATATAGAGATTTCAGAAGCTTCTCTTGGAGATATTATTAAACTGGCTAAATTAAAAAAGAGTGCTGTTGGCGATACGGTGACACATAAAGACCGACAGTTGAAACTCAAATTGCTTGAATGGCCAGAACCTATGTTATCGAAATCTGTTCAGCCAAAATCAAAATCCGACATTGACAAAATCAGCAATGGTCTGTCAAGACTTGCAGAATCTGATCCAACCTTTGTTTGGGAACACGATGCTGAGACTGGTGAAACGGTTATTTCCGGTCTCGGCGGCGTGCATCTTGACATCATGGTCGAAAGGCTCAAGAAGCTATTTTCAGTTGATGTGGAAGTTGGAAAACCGAAAATCGCATATCGTGAAACAATCAGAAGAAAAGTCACTGCAGAGTACAAACATAAAAAGCAAACCGGTGGACACGGCCAATACGGACATGTTCAGATAGAAATCGAGCCGCTTGAAAGAGGTGCTGGCTTTGAATTCGTTGACAAGATTGTTGGAGGTGTAATTCCAAAGAATTACATTCCCGCTGTTGAAAAGGGCATCAGGGAAGCCATGAAAAAGGGTGTTGTTGCCAGCTATCCTGTAGTTGATGTACGTGTTACGCTTGTTTATGGCTCATATCACGAAGTCGATTCTTCTGATATGTCCTTCCAGATTGCAGCCAGCCAGGCCTTTAAGAAGGGCATGCAGGAGGCAAACCCGGTTATCCTTGAACCAATCATGGATGTGGAAATATTCGTTCCTGATGAAAACGCCGGTGACGTAATGGGCGAAGTTACTTCTCGAAGAGGCAGACCTATGGGAATGGAGTCAGTTGGGAAAGGCATCAGCAAAGTTCT